From a single Rhodococcus qingshengii JCM 15477 genomic region:
- a CDS encoding MFS transporter, which produces MTTLDRPPGTPAVTTSDAGLAQPRSRFLFPIVVAAAVFQAVLQTVIVPLLPELPHFTGAGRTAVSWLVTVTLLVGAVVTPIFGRLADMFGKKKMLLVAFSMMTLGSMLCALSSDIAVLIFARALQGAGSAVIPIGISMLRDELPRNKVNGAVAMMSSTLGVGTALGIPFSAMIAQYSNWHVLFWVTTAIGLSVTLAAVLFIRESEPNPSGRFDGVGAVGLSAAMIALLVPITQGSSWGWTSGAVISMLAASAVLFTLWVIQQRRNVNPLVDVRALVKRAVLIPHLAALLVGFAFFGNTLITTQLLQGMKGPGAGYGLSIIAAALCQIPASIAMVLFSPVAVRITDRFGSRTAMLTGAVFLAGGYGIHAVAGKPLWGVVAALGITAVGTAIVYSTLSLLILVAVPRQRLAAANGVNSLLRTSGSTICSATVATILAAFVISGSEHSTSWTGFSVAYLVCAGCAVVVFAVSILLPQGRTPKHLDLPDLVRRP; this is translated from the coding sequence GTGACGACGCTCGACCGTCCGCCGGGCACGCCTGCAGTCACCACCTCCGATGCGGGACTCGCGCAGCCGCGCTCCCGCTTCCTGTTCCCCATCGTTGTCGCCGCCGCAGTGTTCCAGGCTGTTCTGCAGACGGTCATCGTTCCACTGCTGCCGGAGTTGCCGCACTTCACCGGCGCTGGACGCACGGCCGTGTCCTGGCTGGTGACCGTCACGCTGCTGGTCGGCGCTGTCGTCACTCCCATCTTCGGTCGACTCGCCGACATGTTCGGCAAGAAGAAGATGCTTCTGGTTGCTTTCTCGATGATGACTCTCGGCTCGATGTTGTGTGCGCTGTCGTCGGACATCGCTGTCCTCATCTTCGCGAGAGCGTTGCAGGGGGCCGGGTCGGCAGTCATCCCCATCGGAATCTCCATGCTCCGTGACGAATTGCCACGCAACAAGGTCAACGGCGCAGTGGCCATGATGAGTTCGACGCTCGGCGTCGGAACCGCTTTGGGCATACCGTTTTCCGCGATGATCGCGCAGTACTCGAACTGGCACGTCCTGTTCTGGGTAACCACCGCCATCGGGCTGTCCGTGACTCTTGCTGCGGTGCTGTTCATTCGAGAGTCCGAGCCGAATCCGTCGGGAAGATTCGACGGCGTCGGGGCGGTTGGTCTGAGCGCCGCGATGATTGCTCTGCTTGTGCCGATCACTCAGGGGTCGAGTTGGGGGTGGACCAGTGGAGCGGTGATCTCCATGCTGGCCGCGTCGGCGGTGCTGTTCACGCTCTGGGTAATTCAACAGCGGCGCAACGTCAATCCGCTGGTCGACGTCCGTGCTCTCGTGAAACGTGCGGTGTTGATCCCGCATCTGGCGGCTCTGCTGGTCGGGTTCGCGTTTTTCGGGAACACGCTGATCACGACACAACTGCTGCAGGGGATGAAGGGGCCGGGTGCCGGGTACGGCCTGTCGATCATCGCGGCAGCGCTCTGCCAGATTCCGGCGAGTATCGCGATGGTGCTGTTCTCACCGGTTGCGGTGCGTATCACCGACCGCTTCGGTTCACGGACCGCGATGTTGACCGGTGCCGTGTTCCTCGCCGGCGGGTACGGGATTCACGCCGTTGCCGGTAAGCCGCTGTGGGGAGTGGTTGCAGCACTGGGTATCACAGCGGTCGGGACTGCCATCGTGTACAGCACGCTCTCGCTGCTGATTCTGGTTGCCGTACCTCGTCAGCGACTGGCGGCTGCCAACGGGGTGAACTCACTTCTGCGGACGTCCGGAAGCACGATCTGCAGTGCGACGGTGGCAACCATTCTCGCTGCATTCGTGATCAGCGGTTCGGAACATTCCACGTCGTGGACCGGATTCTCCGTCGCCTACCTGGTGTGCGCGGGCTGCGCGGTGGTCGTGTTCGCGGTGTCGATCCTGTTGCCGCAGGGACGAACCCCGAAACATCTGGATTTGCCGGATCTGGTCAGGCGACCCTGA
- a CDS encoding TetR/AcrR family transcriptional regulator: MSGTEQGQQVRRTSEQTRAQIIASAGKAFATRPYREITLKDIAEDAGVSAPLIIKYFGSKEQLYDELVDFRAAAVTVFDAPNDSLGERMVSLFTKPLESYKPLSMSLLFMSGVSEESNRKLRENYSTQMIDTLAARLSGPDARLRAELAMSMVVGVAIMRRRMMAGHATGTQDEVVALYAPLVQKLLDG; the protein is encoded by the coding sequence ATGAGCGGCACGGAGCAAGGTCAGCAGGTGCGTCGTACGTCCGAGCAGACGCGTGCGCAGATCATCGCGTCGGCCGGGAAAGCATTCGCGACTCGGCCGTACCGCGAAATCACGCTCAAGGACATCGCCGAAGACGCAGGCGTCAGCGCGCCTCTGATCATCAAGTACTTCGGTTCCAAAGAGCAGTTGTACGACGAGTTGGTCGACTTCCGGGCAGCGGCGGTCACGGTCTTCGATGCCCCGAACGACTCGCTCGGCGAGCGCATGGTCTCGCTGTTCACCAAGCCGTTGGAGTCGTACAAGCCGCTGTCCATGAGCTTGTTGTTCATGAGCGGCGTCAGTGAAGAGAGCAACCGCAAGCTGCGCGAGAACTATTCGACGCAGATGATCGACACCCTCGCCGCTCGCCTGTCCGGCCCCGACGCGAGATTGCGCGCGGAACTGGCGATGTCGATGGTGGTCGGAGTGGCGATCATGCGCCGACGGATGATGGCCGGCCATGCCACCGGCACCCAGGACGAGGTGGTTGCGCTGTACGCACCGCTGGTGCAAAAGCTGCTCGACGGGTGA
- a CDS encoding lipid-transfer protein codes for MTRGFSRQAAIAGIGATEFSKNSGRSEWQLACESVIAALDDAHIEAEEVNGFALFTMENNPEIAVARALGIPELTFFSRIPHGGGGACAPVQQAALAVSSGVADVVVVYRAFNERSGHRFGAGPPPFAYNASTDQEYRNWINPYGLLTPAQQEAFLAKLYMHKYGATSADFGQISVLSRKHAANNPKAWFYERPITIEDHQNSRMIADPIRLLDCCQESDGGQALVIVSAERARDLPHKPAVISGAAQGVGPQQISMSSYYRDDIDSMPEVELVARQLWDQAGIGPDDIDAAILYDAFTPMVLLQLEEYGFCGRGEAKDFISDGNLELDGRLPINTHGGQLGEGYIHGVNGIAEGVRLIRGTSTNQPTKTLDNVLVTGGSPVPHSALVLSADR; via the coding sequence ATGACACGAGGATTTTCGAGGCAAGCAGCCATCGCCGGAATCGGCGCCACCGAGTTCTCCAAGAACTCCGGCCGCAGCGAATGGCAGTTGGCGTGCGAATCCGTGATCGCCGCACTCGACGACGCTCACATCGAGGCAGAAGAGGTGAACGGATTTGCGCTGTTCACCATGGAGAACAATCCTGAGATTGCGGTCGCACGCGCCCTCGGGATCCCGGAATTGACGTTCTTCAGTCGAATTCCACACGGCGGCGGCGGTGCCTGCGCACCGGTTCAACAAGCAGCGCTTGCCGTCTCCAGCGGAGTTGCCGACGTTGTGGTCGTCTACCGTGCCTTCAACGAAAGATCAGGTCACCGATTCGGCGCCGGCCCGCCACCTTTTGCGTACAACGCGTCGACGGACCAGGAGTATCGGAACTGGATCAACCCGTACGGGCTTCTGACCCCGGCGCAGCAGGAAGCCTTCCTCGCCAAGCTGTACATGCACAAGTACGGGGCAACAAGCGCCGACTTCGGCCAGATCTCGGTCCTCTCACGCAAGCATGCGGCGAACAACCCCAAGGCCTGGTTCTACGAACGCCCGATCACTATCGAGGACCATCAGAACTCACGCATGATCGCCGATCCCATCCGCCTGCTCGACTGCTGCCAGGAAAGTGACGGCGGACAGGCGCTGGTGATCGTCAGTGCGGAGCGCGCCCGCGACCTGCCGCACAAACCTGCGGTCATCAGTGGCGCTGCGCAAGGTGTAGGTCCGCAACAGATTTCGATGAGCAGCTACTACCGAGACGACATCGACAGCATGCCGGAAGTCGAACTCGTGGCGCGCCAACTGTGGGACCAGGCCGGTATCGGGCCGGACGACATCGATGCCGCAATTCTCTACGACGCTTTCACCCCGATGGTTCTGCTTCAACTCGAGGAGTACGGATTCTGCGGTCGGGGCGAGGCAAAAGACTTCATCTCCGACGGCAATCTCGAGCTGGACGGTCGCCTGCCGATCAACACCCACGGCGGTCAACTCGGTGAGGGATACATCCACGGCGTCAACGGTATTGCCGAAGGTGTTCGCCTGATCCGCGGCACCTCCACCAATCAACCGACCAAAACTCTGGACAACGTGCTCGTGACCGGCGGCTCTCCCGTCCCGCACAGTGCGCTCGTCCTCTCGGCAGATCGCTGA
- a CDS encoding Rv3717 family N-acetylmuramoyl-L-alanine amidase has product MASRVFRSTALIAVVGAGLLSAACTIPTETAEATTSVEVSPLSTVAADVPAALTGKVVFLDPGHSGANDDSINTQVPTGRGGTKNCQTTGTNTDAGFPEHTFNWEVASLVKSELEGQGATVVLSRPDDISVGSCVDARAEAANSSGADVVVSIHADGAAAGAEGFHVCYSAPPLNTVQAGPSVAFAETMRDSLVTAGLTPSTYIGDDGLAPRADLTGLNLSQRPSILVELGNMRNADEAARMTSPDGQQEYASAVTSGVTAFLTTP; this is encoded by the coding sequence ATGGCATCACGTGTGTTCCGCTCCACTGCCCTGATCGCCGTGGTCGGGGCCGGGCTTCTGAGCGCTGCGTGCACGATTCCGACCGAGACTGCCGAGGCCACGACTTCGGTCGAGGTGTCTCCGCTGAGCACTGTCGCCGCTGACGTCCCCGCTGCGCTCACCGGCAAGGTCGTCTTCCTCGATCCCGGGCACAGCGGGGCGAACGACGACAGCATCAACACCCAGGTCCCCACGGGCCGCGGCGGCACCAAGAACTGCCAGACCACCGGCACCAACACCGATGCCGGGTTCCCCGAGCACACCTTCAACTGGGAAGTCGCGAGCCTGGTCAAGAGCGAACTCGAAGGCCAAGGCGCCACAGTGGTCCTGAGTCGACCGGACGACATCAGCGTCGGATCTTGCGTCGACGCACGTGCCGAAGCCGCCAATTCCTCCGGCGCCGACGTAGTGGTGAGCATTCACGCGGACGGCGCAGCAGCCGGAGCCGAGGGCTTCCACGTCTGCTACTCCGCGCCCCCGCTGAACACGGTGCAGGCCGGCCCGTCCGTCGCCTTTGCCGAAACCATGCGCGACTCACTCGTCACCGCCGGGCTCACCCCGTCGACCTACATCGGTGACGACGGGCTGGCACCACGCGCCGATCTGACGGGACTCAATCTGTCGCAGCGGCCGTCGATTCTGGTCGAACTCGGCAACATGCGAAATGCCGACGAGGCAGCGCGCATGACGAGCCCGGACGGTCAGCAGGAATATGCGTCCGCCGTCACCAGCGGAGTCACCGCCTTCCTCACAACCCCCTGA
- a CDS encoding SDR family NAD(P)-dependent oxidoreductase, with product MTDRFEGRRALVTGSSRGIGAGVAERLAAEGADVALVARTLGAHATLPGSLEETAARIAKYGNKVEIVVADLTDEQQRDTVVPLAIEKLGGTIDIRVNNAAAAIYQPLSDYPLRRRRLMFEANVHAPLDLMQAVVPGMVANGYGWIVNVSSGTVKPWHGPPFTWVEPGTAMTVYGASKAALNRMSNGMGVELYGQGVRVNTVQPRAAVLSEGARVLVGETIRPDQVESMEEMVEAVTALCDCDTEFTARSSVSLDLIDEWSLTVRGLDGAALPENPALRTEELA from the coding sequence ATGACCGATCGCTTCGAAGGACGCCGAGCGCTTGTCACCGGTTCCAGCCGCGGAATCGGTGCAGGCGTCGCAGAGAGGCTGGCAGCGGAAGGCGCTGACGTCGCTCTCGTGGCCCGGACGCTCGGTGCACACGCAACCCTGCCGGGCAGTCTCGAAGAGACTGCGGCTCGAATTGCCAAGTACGGAAACAAAGTCGAGATAGTTGTCGCAGATCTGACGGACGAGCAGCAGCGCGACACCGTTGTGCCGCTGGCGATCGAGAAGCTTGGCGGGACGATCGACATCCGGGTGAACAACGCGGCAGCGGCGATCTATCAGCCGCTCTCGGATTACCCACTGCGGCGGCGACGGTTGATGTTCGAGGCAAATGTCCATGCACCGCTCGATCTGATGCAAGCCGTGGTGCCGGGGATGGTGGCAAACGGATACGGCTGGATCGTGAACGTGTCCAGTGGCACCGTCAAGCCGTGGCATGGCCCGCCGTTCACGTGGGTCGAACCGGGAACTGCCATGACCGTGTACGGCGCGTCCAAAGCAGCGCTCAACAGGATGAGCAACGGCATGGGCGTGGAACTCTACGGCCAGGGGGTTCGCGTCAACACGGTTCAACCGCGGGCAGCGGTGCTCAGTGAGGGCGCCAGAGTCCTGGTCGGTGAGACTATCCGGCCGGATCAGGTCGAATCTATGGAAGAAATGGTGGAAGCGGTCACAGCGCTGTGTGATTGCGACACCGAGTTCACCGCGCGCTCGAGCGTCAGCTTGGACCTGATCGACGAGTGGTCCCTGACCGTGCGTGGTCTGGACGGCGCAGCATTACCGGAGAACCCAGCATTACGAACCGAGGAGTTGGCATGA
- a CDS encoding YbaB/EbfC family nucleoid-associated protein, translated as MQPGGAPDMSALLAQAQQMQQQLMAAQQEMAQAEVTGQAGGGLVVATVKGTGEVVGLQIDPKVVDPEDVETLQDLVIGAIEDASRKAQEVAAEKLGPLAGGLGGGLPGLPGF; from the coding sequence GTGCAACCAGGTGGAGCACCCGACATGTCTGCTCTGTTGGCTCAGGCTCAGCAGATGCAGCAGCAATTGATGGCGGCGCAGCAGGAAATGGCTCAGGCCGAAGTGACCGGTCAGGCCGGTGGCGGACTGGTTGTCGCCACGGTCAAGGGCACCGGCGAGGTTGTCGGTCTGCAGATCGATCCCAAGGTCGTCGACCCCGAAGATGTCGAGACGCTGCAGGATCTGGTGATCGGCGCGATCGAGGACGCTTCGCGTAAGGCACAGGAAGTCGCTGCTGAGAAGCTCGGCCCGTTGGCCGGCGGACTCGGCGGAGGCCTTCCCGGTCTCCCCGGCTTCTAG
- the recR gene encoding recombination mediator RecR: MYEGPVQDLIDELGKLPGVGPKSAQRIAFHLLSVEPPEIDRLKNALQRIRDGVQFCTVCGTVSDQEKCRICADARRDRTVICVVEEPKDVQAVERTREFKGRYHVLGGALNPLSGIGPDQLRIRELLARIANQEDGVDVSEVIIATDPNTEGEATATYLVRMMRDIPGLTVSRLASGLPMGGDLEFADELTLGRALSGRRELSRNA, encoded by the coding sequence GTGTACGAAGGTCCGGTTCAGGATCTGATCGACGAACTCGGGAAGCTTCCCGGAGTCGGGCCGAAGAGCGCTCAACGCATCGCTTTTCACCTGCTCTCCGTGGAGCCTCCCGAGATCGACCGTTTGAAAAATGCATTGCAGCGCATCCGTGACGGCGTTCAGTTCTGCACGGTGTGCGGAACTGTCTCCGATCAGGAGAAGTGCCGCATCTGCGCCGACGCACGTCGCGATCGCACGGTGATCTGCGTCGTGGAGGAACCGAAGGACGTTCAGGCCGTCGAGCGCACCCGTGAGTTCAAGGGTCGCTATCACGTGCTCGGCGGTGCGCTCAATCCGCTCTCGGGGATCGGGCCTGACCAGTTGCGTATCCGGGAGTTGTTGGCTCGCATCGCAAATCAGGAGGACGGCGTCGACGTGTCCGAGGTCATCATCGCCACCGACCCCAACACGGAGGGTGAGGCGACAGCTACCTATCTCGTTCGCATGATGCGAGACATTCCGGGGCTGACGGTGTCTCGGTTGGCTTCGGGTCTTCCGATGGGTGGCGATCTCGAATTCGCAGACGAGTTGACGCTGGGTCGGGCATTGTCCGGCCGTCGTGAATTGTCGCGGAACGCTTGA
- a CDS encoding alpha/beta hydrolase, whose amino-acid sequence MQPTVSQLRTWSPEKLRTSASELIDIDRQIEVLGNDAGRSIDAVREFWQGQASSAAAVQWSGISLSSSRLSIAVRVVADLYAGASNTIGAARKSVLDLVEEATLEHGLTVSDSGAVSAPETKQPWNLADAMQDSENDTAAKVFQQKISTALTALDDEDNRAATALGAAFREIGSLLGNQPDRLDRTVLDILDGRSTLPGTPTELHRLWESLTPNEKDALARWDPSIGSRDGLPALDRDYYNRRYLSALEQLPDRTVAAGYTAVRGELRPDTFLLSVTDGHAVVAVGNPDAAGNVATLVPGTGSGLSGVGGDLQRTKAMYDATVRAAPTEATSVILWSGYDAPPGIPDAASDRYANSAAPRLDSFQDGLRTSHDGPPSHNVVIGHSYGSTVVGAATTRGASLDVDELVFVASPGVDAERVNELSLDGVDSAEMAHHVHSTTAFWDPVQLIPKILGVHGFDPSDPEFGAQVFTGSPGEPGFGVHSDYWESGNPALTELGRIITGP is encoded by the coding sequence ATGCAGCCCACCGTCTCTCAGCTTCGAACGTGGTCACCGGAGAAATTGCGCACAAGCGCTTCGGAACTGATCGACATCGACCGGCAGATCGAAGTCCTCGGCAATGACGCCGGACGCAGCATCGACGCCGTCCGCGAATTCTGGCAGGGACAAGCGTCGAGCGCAGCCGCAGTGCAGTGGTCTGGCATCTCGCTTTCCTCGTCGCGGCTGTCGATTGCAGTTCGCGTAGTTGCGGATCTGTATGCCGGAGCGTCCAATACGATCGGTGCGGCGCGAAAATCAGTTCTGGACCTGGTCGAGGAGGCGACTCTCGAACACGGCTTGACGGTGTCAGACAGTGGAGCGGTATCGGCACCTGAGACGAAGCAGCCGTGGAATCTGGCCGACGCCATGCAAGATTCCGAAAACGACACGGCTGCAAAGGTTTTTCAGCAGAAGATCTCCACTGCATTGACGGCACTCGACGACGAAGACAACCGGGCCGCGACTGCTCTGGGTGCGGCATTCCGAGAGATCGGATCACTCCTTGGCAATCAGCCTGATCGCCTCGACCGCACTGTCCTCGACATCCTCGACGGGAGGTCGACACTCCCCGGGACACCCACGGAGCTACACCGACTCTGGGAATCGCTCACGCCCAACGAGAAAGACGCGTTGGCGAGGTGGGATCCGTCCATCGGTAGCCGGGACGGCCTTCCCGCTCTGGACCGGGACTACTACAACCGGCGGTACCTCTCTGCGCTCGAGCAGTTACCGGATCGAACGGTAGCTGCCGGATACACGGCCGTGCGCGGCGAACTTCGACCGGACACGTTCCTTCTCTCGGTCACGGATGGGCATGCCGTCGTGGCAGTCGGTAATCCCGATGCCGCCGGCAACGTCGCAACACTGGTTCCCGGAACCGGCTCCGGGCTGTCGGGCGTCGGCGGAGACCTGCAACGAACCAAGGCCATGTACGACGCGACGGTCAGGGCGGCGCCAACGGAAGCCACATCAGTGATCCTGTGGTCCGGATACGACGCTCCCCCAGGCATTCCCGACGCAGCCTCGGATCGGTACGCCAACTCCGCAGCGCCGAGGCTCGACAGCTTCCAGGACGGGTTACGAACCTCGCATGACGGCCCGCCTTCGCACAACGTGGTGATCGGTCATTCCTACGGCAGCACCGTCGTCGGTGCCGCGACTACCCGTGGCGCTTCTCTCGACGTCGATGAACTGGTTTTTGTCGCAAGCCCCGGCGTCGATGCCGAGCGCGTGAACGAACTGAGCCTGGACGGCGTCGACTCCGCCGAGATGGCTCACCATGTTCATTCGACGACGGCCTTCTGGGATCCGGTCCAATTGATCCCCAAGATCCTCGGAGTCCACGGGTTCGACCCGTCGGATCCGGAATTCGGCGCGCAGGTATTCACCGGATCTCCCGGGGAGCCTGGGTTCGGAGTTCACAGCGATTACTGGGAAAGCGGAAACCCCGCACTCACCGAATTGGGGCG
- a CDS encoding Zn-ribbon domain-containing OB-fold protein: MSETGSRHTAVPRLTVTDDNDFFFSAAKEGRLEIQRCADCKTLRHPPAPACPECRSFSWDTVESTRRCTLHSFTVIHHPKDPAFEYPLAVGLVDLEEGTRLVADIAGIDHEELEFGMELEVTFSEHAHGEMLPQLRRRGSVQ; this comes from the coding sequence ATGAGCGAGACTGGCTCCCGCCACACCGCGGTGCCGAGACTCACCGTCACCGACGACAACGATTTCTTCTTCTCCGCGGCCAAAGAGGGTCGCCTCGAGATCCAACGGTGTGCGGATTGCAAGACTCTGCGCCACCCGCCAGCGCCCGCCTGCCCGGAATGCCGCTCGTTCAGTTGGGACACAGTCGAATCCACGCGGCGATGCACGTTGCACAGCTTCACGGTCATCCATCACCCGAAGGATCCTGCTTTCGAGTACCCACTCGCCGTCGGACTCGTCGATCTCGAAGAAGGCACGCGTCTGGTTGCCGACATCGCGGGGATCGATCACGAGGAACTCGAATTCGGCATGGAACTCGAAGTGACCTTCTCCGAGCACGCTCACGGCGAGATGCTGCCGCAACTGAGGCGACGGGGTTCGGTGCAATGA
- a CDS encoding TetR/AcrR family transcriptional regulator: protein METRDLTDELVRAGAIRQDCATFDAGSPAPPKPCPEQDRQPVEISVASPDRREKILESSAELFARKGVATTTVREIGDAAGVFSGSLYHYFKSKNAIVAELMRGFITDIQLRFDQVEKTANDPEEVLRGLIRETLVVIELHPHPTAIYQNDRAYLRDNDLLQSVDGPSRQVREHWMKAIAEGVDQGIFRKDVAPEIFYRSVRDTLWSTTHWPDRQKYTTDEFADLMITLFLSGFRVA, encoded by the coding sequence GTGGAAACACGCGATCTCACCGACGAATTGGTTCGAGCCGGAGCTATCAGGCAGGATTGCGCTACGTTCGACGCCGGCAGCCCGGCACCCCCGAAACCCTGCCCTGAGCAGGACCGACAACCAGTGGAGATTTCAGTGGCATCACCAGATCGTCGGGAGAAGATCCTGGAGAGCTCAGCCGAGCTGTTCGCCAGGAAGGGTGTCGCCACCACGACCGTTCGCGAGATCGGCGACGCCGCCGGTGTGTTCTCGGGCAGCCTCTACCACTACTTCAAGTCGAAGAATGCGATAGTTGCCGAGCTCATGCGCGGCTTCATCACCGACATTCAGCTCCGCTTCGATCAGGTGGAGAAGACGGCAAACGACCCCGAGGAAGTCCTGCGCGGCTTGATCCGCGAGACGCTGGTCGTCATCGAACTACACCCGCACCCGACGGCGATCTACCAGAACGATCGGGCTTATCTTCGCGACAACGATCTCCTGCAATCCGTCGACGGGCCTTCCCGCCAAGTCCGCGAGCATTGGATGAAAGCGATTGCCGAAGGCGTCGATCAGGGAATCTTCCGCAAAGACGTGGCACCGGAAATTTTCTATCGATCGGTACGAGACACCTTGTGGTCGACAACGCATTGGCCGGATCGCCAGAAGTACACCACCGACGAGTTCGCGGATCTGATGATCACGCTCTTCCTCTCGGGATTCAGGGTCGCCTGA
- a CDS encoding DegT/DnrJ/EryC1/StrS family aminotransferase, whose protein sequence is MSERITYARATHGEEEIQAVVDVLRSGHQGLRIGKNVFEMEERIAALAGKKFGVMCNSGSSGLYLAVELLGLPAGSEIITSPLTFSTDIAPIVRAGLVPVFVDVEPNTFNVDVTKIEAMVTEKTGAILMPNLAGNCPDWDVIRDIADRHGLKVIEDSCDAIGATLRGTPTGSRADIVVTSFSMAHIITCAGTGGMVCVDDEASRDKALLLRRWGRRSEPNLFGSTKSGRVFREELDGVDYDNDFIFELMSWNFEPSELGAAYGVVQLDKLEQNYKTRKATFAAFSAAYGAHPEFFTTPVELDGLDTAWLCYPVMINENAPFTRSDLQEAIEADGIDTRTVWSGNVTRHPMMNNIEFRQPAEGLPEADAVFARGMTLGMSHGLRDDEVARIAESINRFAAKWK, encoded by the coding sequence ATGAGCGAGCGGATCACCTACGCCAGGGCCACCCACGGCGAGGAAGAAATACAGGCTGTTGTCGACGTCTTGCGCAGCGGGCATCAAGGATTGCGCATCGGCAAGAACGTCTTCGAGATGGAAGAACGTATCGCGGCCTTGGCCGGCAAGAAGTTCGGCGTCATGTGCAACTCGGGATCCTCGGGTTTGTACTTGGCAGTCGAGCTGCTCGGACTGCCTGCCGGCAGTGAGATCATCACGTCGCCGTTGACGTTCTCCACCGACATCGCACCGATCGTGCGTGCCGGTCTGGTGCCGGTGTTCGTGGACGTGGAACCCAACACGTTCAACGTCGACGTCACCAAGATCGAGGCAATGGTCACCGAGAAGACCGGTGCCATCCTGATGCCGAACCTCGCCGGCAACTGCCCGGACTGGGACGTCATTCGTGATATCGCTGATCGCCATGGACTCAAAGTGATCGAGGATTCGTGTGACGCGATCGGCGCCACGCTCCGCGGTACTCCCACCGGGTCTCGGGCGGACATCGTCGTCACCAGTTTCTCGATGGCACACATCATCACGTGCGCGGGAACCGGTGGAATGGTGTGCGTCGACGACGAAGCCAGCCGTGACAAGGCGTTGCTGCTTCGCCGCTGGGGCCGTCGTAGCGAGCCGAACCTGTTCGGCAGTACCAAGTCCGGCCGAGTCTTCCGTGAAGAACTCGACGGCGTCGACTACGACAACGACTTCATCTTCGAGCTCATGTCGTGGAACTTCGAGCCCTCCGAACTTGGCGCAGCTTACGGCGTCGTGCAGCTCGACAAGCTGGAACAGAACTACAAGACGCGTAAGGCAACATTTGCGGCCTTCTCGGCGGCATACGGCGCCCATCCTGAATTCTTCACGACGCCGGTAGAACTCGACGGTCTCGACACGGCGTGGCTGTGTTACCCGGTGATGATCAACGAGAACGCCCCCTTCACGCGCAGCGACCTGCAGGAAGCCATCGAGGCCGACGGCATCGACACCCGAACCGTGTGGAGCGGCAACGTCACTCGTCACCCCATGATGAACAACATCGAATTTCGCCAGCCGGCCGAAGGTTTGCCGGAAGCGGACGCAGTTTTTGCCCGCGGCATGACACTCGGCATGAGCCACGGTTTGCGTGACGACGAAGTTGCTCGGATTGCGGAGAGCATCAATCGCTTCGCCGCGAAGTGGAAGTAG
- a CDS encoding FAS1-like dehydratase domain-containing protein produces MQSLQTQFPNFIGTEAEPPRVARYAVNEAMIRNWVEAHDDRNSIYVDAEAARSTGRRDVVCPPAMISTWVMAGYRRYRQVQQLRADGVSEDFAYSRLLALLDEAGYTSVVATNVEQEYCAELSPGDHVTAHFTIEAISPFKQTALGHGCFITLFKKYVDQDGKTLVEERFRLLRFKPDAQTDTKPEAQEVIA; encoded by the coding sequence GTGCAGAGCCTGCAGACGCAGTTTCCGAATTTCATCGGCACAGAGGCAGAACCACCCCGCGTCGCCCGCTACGCCGTCAACGAGGCGATGATCCGCAACTGGGTCGAGGCGCACGACGACCGCAACTCGATCTACGTCGACGCAGAGGCCGCCCGCAGTACCGGTCGTCGAGACGTCGTCTGTCCGCCCGCCATGATCTCGACCTGGGTGATGGCGGGTTACCGACGTTATCGGCAGGTCCAGCAACTTCGTGCCGACGGAGTCTCCGAGGACTTCGCCTATTCACGACTGCTGGCGCTGTTGGACGAGGCCGGATACACCTCCGTTGTCGCGACCAACGTCGAGCAGGAGTATTGCGCGGAGCTGAGCCCCGGTGACCACGTCACCGCGCATTTCACCATCGAAGCGATCTCGCCGTTCAAACAGACGGCTCTCGGTCACGGGTGCTTCATCACTCTGTTCAAGAAGTACGTGGACCAGGACGGAAAGACGCTGGTCGAAGAGCGCTTTCGACTGCTCAGATTCAAACCAGATGCCCAGACAGATACCAAGCCCGAAGCCCAGGAGGTAATCGCATGA